In Archangium violaceum, the following are encoded in one genomic region:
- a CDS encoding expansin EXLX1 family cellulose-binding protein, with product MRVNKPAPARWFAAALLPLLAACGPTDPGEALRALGEDQDGLITFYNEADGTGNCSFMATPQDLDVAAMNIGQYQDSAVCGSCVQIDGPKGSLRVRIVDSCPDCSTKGHLDLSPSAFAKLADPVQGRVSVKWRMVTCDVQGPIRYRFKDGSSQWWTGIQVLNHRVPVTKLEYWKNNAWVAVKRESYNYFVEPGGVGAGALKVRVTAMDGQTLEDTLPAPTPNNTSVIDGAAQFKAD from the coding sequence ATGCGCGTCAACAAGCCCGCTCCCGCCCGCTGGTTCGCGGCGGCCCTGCTGCCACTGCTGGCGGCCTGTGGACCCACCGATCCTGGCGAGGCCCTGCGTGCCCTCGGCGAGGACCAGGACGGCCTCATCACCTTCTACAACGAGGCGGACGGCACGGGTAATTGCAGCTTCATGGCCACCCCGCAGGACCTGGACGTGGCGGCGATGAACATCGGCCAGTACCAGGACAGCGCGGTGTGCGGCTCGTGCGTGCAGATCGACGGGCCGAAGGGCAGCCTGCGCGTGCGCATCGTGGACTCCTGCCCCGACTGCTCCACCAAGGGCCACCTGGATCTCAGCCCGTCGGCCTTCGCCAAGCTCGCCGACCCCGTCCAGGGCCGCGTGAGCGTGAAATGGCGCATGGTGACCTGTGACGTGCAGGGCCCCATCCGCTACCGCTTCAAGGATGGCAGCTCGCAGTGGTGGACCGGCATCCAGGTGCTCAACCACCGCGTGCCCGTAACGAAGCTCGAGTACTGGAAGAACAACGCCTGGGTGGCGGTGAAACGCGAGAGCTACAACTACTTCGTCGAGCCTGGCGGGGTGGGCGCCGGAGCCCTCAAGGTCCGGGTGACGGCCATGGACGGGCAGACGCTGGAGGACACCCTGCCCGCGCCGACCCCCAACAACACCTCGGTCATCGACGGGGCCGCCCAGTTCAAGGCTGACTGA
- a CDS encoding outer membrane beta-barrel protein yields the protein MRSYLSALGIAVALFVAAPAHAQFANRSLGLSAGYMNFNGTASLNSTVFIGFDASLYIESGFEVVSLTKLAFPQDPISGKRVVGLAPSLGIRYLILEESIRPYVGADLSYLHVFKDQGESNFVGIGPNAGVEFFVTDSVSLGARAQFNAYLSLSERVQTSLILSAGTSVYF from the coding sequence ATGCGCTCGTACCTCTCTGCCCTCGGCATCGCGGTGGCCCTCTTCGTGGCCGCCCCCGCCCACGCCCAGTTCGCCAACCGCAGCCTCGGCCTGTCGGCGGGCTACATGAACTTCAACGGCACGGCCAGTCTCAACAGCACCGTCTTCATCGGCTTCGACGCCAGCCTCTACATCGAGAGCGGCTTCGAGGTCGTCTCGCTGACGAAGCTCGCCTTCCCGCAGGATCCCATCAGCGGCAAGCGGGTGGTCGGCCTCGCTCCGTCGCTCGGCATCCGCTACCTCATCCTGGAGGAGTCCATCCGGCCCTACGTGGGCGCGGACCTGAGCTACCTGCACGTCTTCAAGGACCAGGGGGAGTCGAACTTCGTCGGCATCGGGCCCAACGCGGGTGTCGAGTTCTTCGTGACGGACTCCGTCAGCCTCGGGGCGCGGGCGCAGTTCAACGCCTACCTGTCGCTGTCGGAGCGGGTGCAGACGTCGCTCATCCTGTCCGCGGGCACGTCCGTCTACTTCTAG
- a CDS encoding SycD/LcrH family type III secretion system chaperone — MAASDSNNPAQDEAKLQAMMQRWADGKATLRDVRGYTDDELYAIAKTAYFFYYQGRVNEARTLFQGLYAVNPADAYFAKALGVVEMAAGNPQGALAAYDVALKLAANDAAAYVGRAEVKLAMGQKPQAAEDLRRAAQLTNDGDPVHAKASAMLEALGRR; from the coding sequence ATGGCCGCATCGGACAGCAACAACCCCGCGCAGGACGAGGCGAAGCTCCAGGCGATGATGCAGCGCTGGGCGGATGGCAAGGCCACGCTGCGCGACGTGCGCGGCTACACGGACGATGAGCTGTACGCCATCGCCAAGACGGCCTACTTCTTCTACTACCAGGGCCGGGTGAACGAGGCGCGCACGCTCTTCCAGGGCCTCTATGCCGTCAACCCCGCGGACGCCTACTTCGCCAAGGCGCTCGGCGTGGTGGAGATGGCCGCCGGCAACCCGCAGGGCGCTCTGGCCGCCTATGACGTGGCCCTCAAGCTGGCCGCCAACGACGCCGCCGCCTACGTGGGCCGCGCCGAGGTGAAGCTCGCCATGGGCCAGAAGCCCCAGGCGGCGGAGGATCTGCGCCGCGCGGCCCAGCTCACCAACGACGGCGACCCGGTCCACGCCAAGGCCTCCGCGATGTTGGAGGCGCTGGGAAGGCGCTGA
- a CDS encoding tetratricopeptide repeat protein, protein MDSKKANSEQLLRSAAQKTSPEYIKSLPEDQQNRMLNGELSLGQITGLTGPEMLEMAMQGFRLYEAGKYKDALIVFEGLCELDPAEAYYRTALGAILLASEDLNGALKNFNKALTLNAKDTAALVNRGEVHLRLGNLVEAAHDFAKAVELDPENKDPLTMRARLLAAAALETIEAAQKSANADSAKK, encoded by the coding sequence ATGGATTCCAAGAAGGCCAACTCCGAGCAGCTCCTGCGCAGTGCGGCTCAAAAGACCAGCCCTGAGTACATCAAGAGCCTGCCGGAGGATCAGCAGAACCGGATGCTCAACGGGGAGCTCAGCCTCGGCCAGATCACCGGCCTGACGGGCCCCGAAATGCTCGAGATGGCCATGCAGGGCTTTCGGCTGTACGAGGCGGGCAAGTACAAGGACGCCCTGATCGTTTTCGAGGGACTGTGTGAGCTCGATCCGGCCGAGGCCTACTATCGGACGGCGCTCGGGGCCATCCTTCTTGCTTCCGAGGACCTCAACGGGGCGCTGAAGAACTTCAACAAGGCGCTCACCCTCAATGCCAAGGACACGGCCGCGCTGGTGAACCGCGGTGAGGTCCACCTGCGGCTGGGCAACCTGGTCGAGGCCGCCCACGACTTCGCCAAGGCCGTGGAGCTGGATCCCGAGAACAAGGATCCCCTCACCATGCGCGCTCGGCTTCTGGCCGCCGCGGCCCTCGAGACCATCGAGGCGGCGCAGAAGAGCGCCAACGCCGACTCGGCCAAGAAGTAA
- a CDS encoding tetratricopeptide repeat protein: MPSFRSALALPLLLASASGCITTPPPSERALVNTELCTQQINAGDLKQAEVYCDLALEFAPQFADIWVNKGLIALYSGNNAKAKEHFIKAIRFNQEHAAAYMNLGVIYLNEGAYGKAHDNLKRALKVNPDYLEARKNLGLTYINLNKLSEAEKEFLTLLAINPNVAEFHHDLGIVRYRQDRKEEAVEEMTKAVQIAPNQNADWWNDLGAVLNELSRFEEAKMAFSSCVAVNPNHPQCIDNLSIAQRKAALTDSALKEYRDTQKAQNDPAALFQLAQQYKQKGLLSEEERAYKDCVKLDGKFAPCHYGLFQLYSDAHKRPLAEVACKNFIKYGSVEDFPSEMETCEKFISAQSY; this comes from the coding sequence ATGCCTTCCTTCCGCTCCGCTCTCGCCCTTCCCCTGCTCCTGGCCTCGGCTTCCGGCTGTATCACCACGCCGCCTCCCAGCGAGCGGGCCCTGGTCAACACCGAGCTATGTACCCAGCAGATCAACGCTGGAGACCTCAAACAGGCGGAGGTGTATTGCGACCTGGCCCTGGAGTTCGCCCCGCAGTTCGCGGACATCTGGGTGAACAAGGGCCTCATCGCCCTGTACTCCGGCAACAATGCCAAGGCCAAGGAGCACTTCATCAAGGCCATCCGCTTCAACCAGGAGCACGCGGCCGCCTACATGAACCTGGGCGTCATCTACCTGAATGAGGGCGCGTACGGAAAGGCGCACGACAACCTCAAGCGTGCCCTGAAGGTGAACCCGGACTACCTGGAGGCCCGCAAGAACCTGGGCCTCACCTACATCAACCTCAACAAGCTGTCCGAGGCGGAGAAGGAGTTCCTCACCCTGCTGGCGATCAACCCCAACGTCGCCGAGTTCCACCATGACCTGGGCATCGTCCGCTACCGCCAGGACCGGAAGGAAGAGGCGGTGGAGGAGATGACCAAGGCGGTGCAGATCGCCCCCAACCAGAACGCGGACTGGTGGAACGACCTGGGCGCGGTGCTCAATGAGCTCAGCCGCTTCGAGGAGGCCAAGATGGCCTTCAGCAGCTGCGTGGCCGTCAATCCCAATCACCCGCAGTGCATCGACAACCTGAGCATCGCCCAGCGCAAGGCGGCCCTCACGGACTCGGCCCTCAAGGAGTACCGCGACACGCAGAAGGCGCAGAACGACCCCGCCGCCCTCTTCCAGCTGGCGCAGCAGTACAAGCAGAAGGGCCTGCTGTCCGAGGAGGAGCGCGCCTACAAGGACTGCGTGAAGCTGGACGGCAAGTTCGCCCCCTGCCACTACGGCCTCTTCCAGCTGTACTCGGACGCCCACAAGCGCCCGTTGGCCGAGGTGGCCTGCAAGAACTTCATCAAGTACGGCTCGGTGGAGGATTTCCCCTCGGAGATGGAGACGTGCGAGAAGTTCATCAGCGCGCAGTCCTACTAG
- a CDS encoding RDD family protein: MTDTPDTLLDGTHAVLTPEYVEFRFTLAGIYSRFLAWLLDALIVVFGTGVFMTVLSLVMVAFPGFGSALGIVIYFLVDWGYGIALETAWSGQTVGKRALGLRVIQQSGVRIGFYHAALRNLARPVDRLPLLYLVGGVTALLSGSQQRLGDMLAGTIVVRERRLKAPSALGATGGEGLLTDPLFVSRVKRLSAEARELVLSAALRREELRMEARLRLFSALGTKLQELLAMEKPAHLSDEKWTLLVAAALLPSPSAQAGGRVRGAA, translated from the coding sequence GTGACGGACACGCCCGACACCCTCCTCGACGGCACCCATGCCGTGCTCACGCCCGAGTACGTGGAGTTCCGCTTCACGCTCGCGGGCATCTACTCGCGCTTCCTGGCGTGGCTGCTGGACGCGCTCATCGTCGTCTTCGGCACGGGCGTGTTCATGACCGTCCTCAGCCTGGTGATGGTGGCCTTCCCCGGCTTCGGCAGCGCCCTGGGCATCGTCATCTACTTCCTGGTGGACTGGGGCTACGGCATCGCCCTGGAGACGGCCTGGAGCGGCCAGACGGTGGGCAAGCGGGCGCTGGGCCTGCGCGTCATCCAGCAGAGCGGGGTGCGCATCGGCTTCTACCACGCGGCGCTGCGCAACCTGGCGCGGCCGGTGGATCGGCTCCCCCTCCTCTATCTGGTGGGCGGGGTGACGGCGCTGCTGTCCGGCTCACAGCAGCGGCTGGGGGACATGCTCGCCGGCACCATCGTGGTTCGCGAGCGCCGCCTCAAGGCGCCCTCCGCCCTGGGCGCCACGGGCGGCGAGGGGCTGCTGACGGATCCCCTCTTCGTCTCGCGGGTGAAGCGGCTGAGCGCCGAGGCCCGGGAGCTGGTGCTCTCCGCGGCCCTGCGGCGCGAGGAGCTGCGGATGGAGGCCCGGCTGCGCCTCTTCTCCGCGCTGGGCACGAAGCTGCAGGAGTTGCTGGCCATGGAGAAGCCGGCCCACCTCTCGGACGAGAAGTGGACGCTGCTGGTGGCCGCGGCGCTGCTGCCCTCTCCCAGCGCTCAGGCCGGGGGCCGGGTGCGAGGGGCGGCCTAG
- a CDS encoding FHA domain-containing protein, whose amino-acid sequence MSVRLTVKQSSEAGGKATEFVLDDAIITLGRDKGCQVVLAQQAVSRNHARITQEGNLFFLEDLGSAYGTQVNGKPLPKGEKRLLRNGDVIAIAQFDVRFDKVADLPHDVESQKTSFVARNMVKDVMRGLSGGEERYLRVMNGPREGERLEINDAQEFVIGRDDSADIIFRDDLISRRHVKVRRDWSGTHVEDLGSRNGIKVNRKRTNRKTLRDGDEVEVGGVRLVYVCPSEAPEEQAESLSPNLSASALSDDEGNSTQSLPAARERTPPKRGTDKSAEEAKAQEAQAAAKVAPTPDPEPAEEPEPPAQEEPAAEEEPAQVAPPVVAKEEPADARSAVKDPKRLIPLVVLGVIGLAALGLLVALFVGI is encoded by the coding sequence ATGAGCGTCAGGCTTACGGTCAAGCAGAGCAGTGAAGCCGGTGGCAAGGCCACCGAGTTCGTCCTGGACGACGCCATCATCACCCTGGGCCGCGACAAGGGCTGCCAGGTGGTGCTGGCGCAGCAGGCCGTCTCGCGCAATCACGCGCGCATCACCCAGGAGGGCAACCTCTTCTTCCTGGAGGACCTGGGCAGCGCCTATGGCACCCAGGTGAACGGAAAGCCCCTGCCCAAGGGCGAGAAGCGCCTCTTGCGCAATGGTGACGTCATCGCCATCGCCCAGTTCGACGTGCGCTTCGACAAGGTGGCGGACCTGCCGCACGACGTGGAGTCGCAGAAGACGTCCTTCGTCGCCCGCAACATGGTGAAGGACGTGATGCGGGGCCTGTCCGGCGGCGAGGAGCGCTACCTCCGGGTGATGAACGGCCCCCGCGAGGGCGAGCGCCTGGAGATCAACGACGCCCAGGAGTTCGTCATCGGCCGGGACGACTCGGCGGACATCATCTTCCGGGACGATCTCATCTCCCGCCGGCACGTGAAGGTGCGGCGCGACTGGTCCGGCACGCACGTGGAGGACCTGGGCAGCCGCAACGGCATCAAGGTCAACCGCAAGCGGACCAACCGCAAGACGCTCCGGGACGGCGACGAGGTGGAGGTGGGGGGTGTCCGGCTCGTCTACGTCTGCCCGTCCGAGGCTCCCGAGGAGCAGGCCGAGTCCCTCTCACCGAACCTGAGCGCGTCGGCGTTGTCGGACGACGAGGGCAACTCGACGCAGTCGCTGCCGGCCGCGCGCGAGCGCACGCCACCCAAGCGTGGCACCGACAAGTCCGCGGAGGAAGCCAAGGCCCAGGAGGCGCAGGCCGCGGCCAAGGTGGCCCCTACTCCCGACCCGGAGCCCGCCGAGGAGCCGGAACCGCCAGCCCAGGAAGAGCCTGCCGCGGAGGAAGAGCCCGCCCAGGTCGCGCCGCCGGTCGTCGCCAAGGAGGAGCCGGCCGACGCGCGGTCCGCCGTGAAGGACCCCAAGCGCCTCATCCCGCTGGTGGTGCTGGGCGTCATCGGCCTGGCCGCGCTGGGCCTGCTGGTCGCCCTGTTCGTCGGCATCTGA
- the sctV gene encoding type III secretion system export apparatus subunit SctV: MPAQSNSFLSKYSDIVLACVVVAIIGMMIVPLPTLLLDVLLTLNISISVVLLLISLYVPQALRLSVFPTLLLITTMYRLALTISTTRLILLTGDPGEVVEAFGHFVVQGNFVVGLVIFVILVIVNFIVISKGSERVAEVAARFTLDAMPGKQMSIDADMRAGSIDQEEGKRKRRDLERESQLFGAMDGAMKFVKGDAIASIIITVINIVGGLVIGVMQKGMDVGSAAEKYVLLTIGDGLVGMIPAILISTCAGIIVTRVGGDEEGNHLGKDIGAQLTAYPKAIAIAAAMLFGLGLIPGLPKIPFFILGGLAGFGSWKMLEKEKKLASGEEPGLTNGETPEGETPAATEPQPKEAINPDSELFIPVVTPIVLEVSDSLVPFVDSRQDNGKFLFELIPFMRDGLFVELGVRFPGVRARGNPNLPPGSYQIQINEVPLVTGQVQIGNVLVNDTVERLKLMNIQGYESINPATRQPAAWVPQQHKDMLEAAGLTTWDVPGYIILHLASVLRRQAREFVGVQETQSMLDQLEKAFPAIVKEVVPKVVSVLKLTDILGRLVEEEISIRDLRGILQALAEYGQVEADNVMLTEHVRSSQRRYVSHKYARGTGTLVVYLLDPQIEEAIRGSIKRTSSGTHLALEPDIAQEIVQAVKSECGHLPPSAQRPVILTAMDIRRYVRKLLEYEFNPPFSVVSFQELSPDLNIQPVARISIR; this comes from the coding sequence ATGCCAGCCCAGAGCAATAGCTTCCTGTCCAAGTATTCCGACATCGTCCTCGCCTGTGTGGTGGTGGCCATCATCGGAATGATGATCGTCCCGCTGCCAACGCTTCTGCTGGACGTCCTCCTCACCCTGAACATCAGCATCTCCGTGGTGCTGCTGCTCATCTCCCTGTACGTGCCACAGGCGCTGCGGCTGTCGGTGTTCCCGACGCTGCTGCTCATCACCACGATGTACCGGCTGGCGCTCACCATCTCCACGACGCGCCTCATCCTGCTCACGGGTGATCCGGGCGAGGTGGTCGAGGCCTTCGGTCACTTCGTGGTGCAGGGCAACTTCGTCGTCGGCCTCGTCATCTTCGTCATTCTCGTCATCGTCAACTTCATCGTCATCTCCAAGGGCTCCGAGCGTGTGGCGGAAGTGGCCGCGCGCTTCACCCTGGACGCCATGCCCGGCAAGCAGATGTCCATCGACGCGGACATGCGCGCTGGCTCCATCGACCAGGAGGAGGGCAAGCGCAAGCGCCGCGACCTGGAGCGCGAGAGCCAGCTCTTCGGCGCCATGGACGGTGCGATGAAGTTCGTCAAGGGCGACGCCATCGCCAGCATCATCATCACCGTCATCAACATCGTCGGTGGCCTCGTCATCGGCGTGATGCAGAAGGGCATGGACGTGGGCAGCGCGGCGGAGAAGTACGTGCTGCTCACCATCGGTGACGGTCTGGTCGGTATGATCCCCGCCATCCTCATCTCCACCTGCGCCGGTATCATCGTGACGCGCGTGGGCGGCGACGAGGAGGGCAACCACCTCGGCAAGGACATTGGCGCGCAGCTGACGGCCTACCCGAAGGCCATCGCCATCGCCGCGGCCATGCTCTTCGGACTGGGTCTCATCCCCGGCCTGCCCAAGATTCCGTTCTTCATCCTCGGCGGCCTGGCTGGCTTCGGCTCCTGGAAGATGCTGGAGAAGGAGAAGAAGCTCGCCAGCGGCGAGGAGCCAGGCCTCACCAACGGCGAGACGCCGGAGGGCGAGACGCCGGCGGCCACCGAGCCCCAGCCCAAGGAGGCCATCAACCCGGACTCCGAGCTCTTCATCCCCGTCGTCACGCCCATCGTGCTCGAGGTCTCCGACTCCCTGGTGCCCTTCGTGGACTCGCGCCAGGACAACGGCAAGTTCCTCTTCGAGCTCATCCCCTTCATGCGCGACGGCCTCTTCGTGGAGCTGGGTGTTCGCTTCCCCGGCGTGCGCGCTCGCGGCAACCCGAACCTGCCTCCCGGCTCGTACCAGATCCAGATCAACGAGGTTCCCCTGGTGACGGGCCAGGTGCAGATCGGCAACGTGCTGGTCAACGACACGGTCGAGCGCCTGAAGCTGATGAACATCCAGGGGTATGAGTCGATCAACCCCGCCACGCGCCAGCCCGCGGCCTGGGTGCCCCAGCAGCACAAGGACATGCTCGAGGCGGCCGGTCTCACCACCTGGGACGTGCCCGGCTACATCATCCTCCACCTGGCGTCCGTGCTGCGTCGCCAGGCGCGCGAGTTCGTCGGCGTCCAGGAGACGCAGTCGATGCTCGACCAGCTGGAGAAGGCCTTCCCCGCCATCGTCAAGGAGGTCGTCCCCAAGGTCGTCTCCGTGCTCAAGCTCACGGACATCCTCGGCCGCCTGGTGGAGGAGGAGATCTCCATCCGTGACCTGCGCGGCATCCTCCAGGCGCTGGCCGAGTACGGCCAGGTCGAGGCCGACAACGTGATGCTCACGGAGCACGTGCGCTCCAGCCAGCGGCGCTACGTGTCCCACAAGTACGCGCGTGGCACGGGCACCCTGGTGGTCTACTTGTTGGACCCGCAGATCGAGGAGGCCATCCGCGGCTCCATCAAGCGCACCTCGTCGGGGACCCACCTGGCCCTGGAGCCGGACATCGCCCAGGAGATCGTCCAGGCGGTCAAGTCCGAGTGCGGCCACCTGCCGCCCAGCGCGCAGCGGCCCGTCATCCTCACCGCCATGGACATCCGGCGCTACGTGCGCAAGCTGCTGGAGTACGAGTTCAACCCGCCGTTCTCCGTCGTCAGCTTCCAGGAGCTGTCCCCGGACCTCAACATCCAGCCGGTGGCCCGTATCTCCATCCGCTAG
- the sctU gene encoding type III secretion system export apparatus subunit SctU, with product MSDEKTEEPSQKKLDDAKKKGQVWKSKDLTGVFGLLVGLGVVKGTWSSVEEQVTQLFQFSFDHIAHPEDLEKATYQLMLMGLQTMLALTLPVVGAVGIVGGLVDFLQVGSLFTMDPLMPKLEKLNPIEGAKNLIGKKQIIELIKNLTKISVTAYVTYGVVRDAMPLVVETVRRDIPTIMAVMGELVYRVAMRVGLVFFLFAIFDVWWQRKSFMKDMMMSKEEVKKEYKESEGDPHQKAKRKEMAQELLEGAQMEAVKDADVIVTNPDHVAVALKYDKDSDGAPKVLAKGIDFKAERIKSIARDSDVPTLRNVPLAHALLRVDVGQEVPEELYDAVAEVLNFVYGLKNPTPAARA from the coding sequence ATGTCCGATGAAAAGACAGAAGAACCCTCACAAAAGAAGCTCGACGACGCCAAGAAGAAGGGACAGGTCTGGAAGAGCAAGGACCTCACCGGCGTGTTCGGGCTCCTCGTGGGCCTGGGCGTGGTCAAGGGCACGTGGTCCAGCGTGGAGGAGCAGGTCACCCAGCTCTTCCAGTTCAGTTTCGATCACATCGCCCACCCGGAGGATCTGGAGAAGGCCACCTACCAGCTCATGCTGATGGGGCTTCAGACGATGCTGGCGCTCACCCTGCCGGTCGTGGGGGCCGTGGGGATCGTGGGAGGCCTGGTGGACTTCCTCCAGGTGGGTTCGCTGTTCACGATGGACCCGCTGATGCCCAAGCTCGAGAAGCTCAACCCGATCGAGGGGGCGAAGAACCTCATCGGCAAGAAGCAGATCATCGAGCTCATCAAGAACCTGACGAAGATCTCCGTGACCGCCTACGTCACCTATGGCGTGGTGCGCGACGCCATGCCCCTGGTGGTGGAGACGGTGCGCCGGGACATTCCCACCATCATGGCGGTGATGGGCGAGCTGGTGTACCGCGTCGCCATGCGCGTGGGCCTGGTCTTCTTCCTCTTCGCCATCTTCGACGTCTGGTGGCAGCGCAAGTCCTTCATGAAGGACATGATGATGTCGAAGGAGGAAGTGAAGAAGGAGTACAAGGAGAGCGAGGGCGATCCGCACCAGAAGGCCAAGCGCAAGGAGATGGCGCAGGAGCTGCTGGAGGGGGCGCAGATGGAGGCCGTGAAGGATGCCGACGTCATCGTCACCAACCCGGACCACGTGGCCGTGGCGCTCAAGTACGACAAGGACTCGGACGGAGCGCCGAAGGTGCTGGCCAAGGGGATCGACTTCAAGGCCGAGCGCATCAAGTCCATCGCGCGTGACTCGGACGTGCCCACGCTGCGCAACGTGCCCCTGGCGCACGCGCTGCTGCGCGTGGACGTGGGCCAGGAGGTCCCCGAGGAGCTGTACGACGCGGTCGCCGAGGTGCTCAACTTTGTCTACGGCTTGAAGAACCCCACCCCCGCGGCGCGGGCCTGA
- a CDS encoding flagellar biosynthetic protein FliR: protein MNVSEVIAKLTEQANLSLVIFTVGLLLCRIMPVLVLSPFLGGEVVPTEIKMGVGVTLSVVLFPAVSARMGAIPTSALPFIGLMLKEIFIGVSLAMIVNMVFEAARVAGNIVDTMSGSNNAQLYVPQLGQQVSIFSSLKVQLAVVLFLTLNGHHLVIEALAESFAIVPLDRFPRFSQGMWPFMDLMIRSFADLLKISIALSAPAMLAAFLTDLALGAINRVAPQIQVFFISMAIKPLVGVVIVFMSLGLIMGRMQTDFADMLAMLRDAVQLLG from the coding sequence ATGAACGTCTCCGAGGTCATCGCGAAGCTGACGGAGCAGGCCAACCTCTCGCTCGTCATCTTCACCGTGGGCCTGCTCCTGTGCCGCATCATGCCGGTGCTGGTGCTCTCGCCGTTCCTGGGCGGCGAGGTGGTGCCCACGGAGATCAAGATGGGCGTGGGCGTCACGCTCTCCGTGGTGCTCTTCCCGGCGGTGAGCGCGCGCATGGGGGCCATCCCCACCAGCGCGCTGCCCTTCATCGGGCTGATGCTCAAGGAGATCTTCATCGGCGTGTCGCTGGCCATGATCGTCAACATGGTCTTCGAGGCGGCGCGCGTGGCCGGCAACATCGTGGACACCATGTCCGGCAGCAACAACGCCCAGCTGTACGTGCCGCAGCTCGGGCAGCAGGTGTCCATCTTCTCCAGCCTCAAGGTGCAGCTCGCGGTGGTGCTCTTCCTCACCCTCAACGGTCACCACCTGGTCATCGAGGCGCTCGCCGAGAGCTTCGCCATCGTGCCCCTGGATCGCTTTCCGCGCTTCAGCCAGGGCATGTGGCCGTTCATGGATTTGATGATCCGCTCCTTCGCGGACCTGCTGAAGATCTCCATCGCCTTGTCCGCGCCGGCCATGCTGGCCGCCTTCCTGACGGACCTGGCGCTGGGAGCCATCAACCGCGTGGCGCCCCAGATTCAGGTGTTCTTCATCTCCATGGCCATCAAGCCGCTGGTGGGCGTCGTCATCGTCTTCATGTCGCTCGGCCTCATCATGGGGCGGATGCAGACCGACTTCGCGGACATGCTCGCCATGCTGCGCGACGCGGTACAGCTGCTCGGCTGA
- a CDS encoding EscU/YscU/HrcU family type III secretion system export apparatus switch protein, translating to MSEDVEMAIAIKYDKEKDVAPRVVAKGMRIKAEKIREIAKQYNIPIMRNVPLANALYRIDVGQEVPEELYDAVAEILNFIYELQREQQAGGKR from the coding sequence ATGAGTGAAGATGTCGAGATGGCGATCGCGATCAAGTACGACAAGGAGAAGGATGTCGCGCCTCGTGTGGTGGCCAAGGGGATGCGCATCAAGGCGGAGAAGATCCGCGAGATAGCCAAGCAGTACAACATCCCCATCATGAGGAACGTGCCGCTGGCCAACGCGCTCTACCGCATCGACGTGGGCCAGGAGGTCCCCGAGGAGCTGTACGACGCGGTCGCGGAGATCCTCAATTTCATCTACGAGCTGCAGCGCGAGCAGCAGGCAGGCGGCAAACGCTGA
- the fliQ gene encoding flagellar biosynthesis protein FliQ: protein MNQLNSILQQALYLVLVVSAPPVLMGLTVGMIIAIFQATTQIQEQTLSFAPKVVAVFGVLALTGPWIGSQLVRFTFHVFDQFPALIAR from the coding sequence ATGAACCAGCTCAACTCCATCCTGCAGCAGGCGCTCTATCTGGTGCTCGTGGTGTCGGCGCCGCCGGTGCTCATGGGCCTGACGGTCGGCATGATCATCGCCATCTTCCAGGCGACCACGCAGATCCAGGAGCAGACGCTCTCGTTCGCGCCCAAGGTGGTCGCGGTGTTCGGCGTGCTGGCGTTGACCGGTCCGTGGATCGGCAGCCAGCTGGTGCGCTTCACGTTCCACGTCTTCGATCAGTTCCCGGCCCTCATCGCCAGATGA